A stretch of Imperialibacter roseus DNA encodes these proteins:
- a CDS encoding helix-turn-helix domain-containing protein encodes MSDTVNIIGFVQSVFGVLVFLTKRPGHLSFTFLTIWMAVIAIFMGASLLPFQVVEYFKPGIFPLMFLTGPLLYLYVGSLTIEDFRLKPSQLIHLIPFLLVAIHRSTIHVVPISSSPDLVENPQYLFNKVYYTLLIISAFTYWLLGLQLIVKHRKKMPLYFSNYSSKNSLNWLIFVLSLFLIVFMASFFSFFINNILGLALVPYTTLSLNLTVFTFIMVYFGINQSAIYSKERPNLKPILQKVSPGEPASKAVGSPLSDEQMNELSLLVTNYLVDKKPYRNPDYNLQMMADDLAISRHKLSHVINTGQKKNFYKFINEFRVGEAKKMLADPSFDHYSVLGIAMECGFNAKTSFNRIFKDETGFTPTEFKQRLEPATNRRSQSIS; translated from the coding sequence ATGTCTGACACAGTCAATATCATTGGATTTGTTCAATCGGTTTTTGGTGTTCTTGTTTTTTTAACAAAACGCCCGGGACACCTGAGCTTTACTTTCCTAACAATTTGGATGGCGGTGATTGCTATATTTATGGGGGCCTCCCTGCTTCCGTTTCAGGTGGTGGAGTATTTCAAACCGGGGATATTCCCACTGATGTTCCTCACAGGCCCACTGCTTTATCTCTACGTTGGTTCGCTCACCATAGAAGATTTTCGGCTCAAACCCAGCCAGCTCATTCATTTGATACCCTTCCTACTGGTAGCTATCCATCGCTCTACCATTCATGTAGTGCCAATTTCCAGCAGCCCAGATTTAGTAGAGAACCCTCAATACCTCTTCAATAAAGTATATTATACATTGTTGATTATTTCAGCCTTTACTTACTGGTTGCTGGGCTTGCAATTGATCGTTAAGCATCGAAAGAAGATGCCCCTTTACTTTTCTAATTACTCCAGCAAAAACTCGCTGAATTGGCTGATTTTTGTATTGTCCCTATTTCTGATAGTGTTCATGGCCAGCTTCTTTAGTTTTTTTATTAACAATATATTGGGTTTAGCGCTTGTGCCATACACAACGCTGTCTTTGAACCTGACTGTTTTCACTTTTATTATGGTCTACTTCGGGATCAATCAATCTGCCATTTATTCCAAGGAACGACCAAACCTGAAACCGATTCTGCAAAAAGTATCTCCCGGCGAACCAGCATCAAAAGCCGTTGGAAGTCCTCTATCTGACGAACAGATGAATGAACTCTCCTTGTTGGTGACCAATTACCTGGTTGACAAAAAACCTTACCGTAACCCAGACTACAACCTGCAGATGATGGCCGACGATCTGGCTATTTCCAGGCACAAATTGTCGCACGTGATCAACACCGGCCAAAAAAAGAATTTCTATAAGTTCATCAACGAGTTTCGGGTGGGAGAAGCAAAAAAGATGCTGGCCGACCCATCCTTCGACCATTACTCGGTACTTGGAATAGCTATGGAATGTGGGTTCAATGCCAAGACGTCGTTCAACCGTATCTTCAAAGACGAAACGGGATTCACCCCGACCGAATTTAAGCAACGCCTTGAGCCGGCAACCAATCGGCGCAGCCAGTCAATCAGTTAG
- a CDS encoding RNA polymerase sigma factor, whose translation MDEFYLQKVLNGDTAAFKYFVTTYKTYAFSMAYTILKSQYMAEEAVQESFIKAFQKLNTFRREAQFKTWLGRIVINESLRKTKPSKSQDTVTIDDLSDVEMVQVENTLQLVVQNDQSRCISMALEKLPTEYALALELFYLQENSINEIRTMTGWSESKVKMLLLRGKKAFYVHLNKLLKSETRELL comes from the coding sequence ATGGACGAATTCTATCTTCAGAAGGTGCTCAACGGTGATACAGCAGCATTCAAGTATTTTGTCACCACTTACAAGACATACGCTTTTTCGATGGCATATACCATTCTGAAAAGCCAATACATGGCGGAAGAAGCAGTACAAGAATCATTTATCAAAGCCTTTCAGAAATTGAACACCTTCCGAAGGGAGGCACAGTTTAAAACATGGTTGGGCCGCATTGTCATCAACGAGTCGTTGCGAAAGACAAAGCCTTCAAAGAGCCAGGACACGGTAACTATTGATGACCTGTCGGATGTCGAGATGGTTCAGGTCGAAAACACCTTGCAGTTGGTTGTGCAGAATGACCAGAGCAGGTGCATTTCTATGGCGCTGGAAAAATTGCCGACAGAGTATGCCCTGGCATTGGAGTTGTTCTATTTACAGGAGAACAGCATCAATGAAATCAGAACAATGACGGGATGGTCGGAATCTAAAGTGAAAATGCTGCTACTTAGAGGGAAAAAAGCCTTCTATGTTCATTTGAATAAGCTGTTAAAATCCGAAACAAGAGAGCTGCTATGA